One region of Paralichthys olivaceus isolate ysfri-2021 chromosome 12, ASM2471397v2, whole genome shotgun sequence genomic DNA includes:
- the crlf1a gene encoding cytokine receptor-like factor 1a isoform X2 — protein sequence MKVLLDLCLVFLTLHTPGTVLSLSTHVAIIYPQDPVLRMGSNLTASCWVHPDLGVHANSLFWTLNGQQLPSSIYRVLSPTNLSVTLAGLNASRQTSGDNLVCHNHKGHILAGSCLYVGMPPEKPVNLTCWSRNTKDLTCSWAPGGKGETNISTQYTLKYKLRWHGKEKECEDYTHTQPYSCSITRDLHLFTPYEIWVEASNQLGWATSDAITLDILDVVTTDPPSGVTVNRVGQLEDQLSVRWEAPPALKDFLFQAKYQIRYRLEDSQDWKVMDDVGNQTSCRLAGLRPGTVYFVQVRCNPVGIYGSRKAGIWSEWSHPTAASTPHSERLMSGSCDSKSSGDSNSTLRRELKQFFGWVRKNAYGCSSMSMKLYDQWRVLMQKSHKARNQVGSPRG from the exons ATGAAAGTCCTGTTGGATTTGTGCTTGGTTTTCCTCACGCTGCACACCCCGGGCACTGTGTTGTCCCTGTCCACAC ATGTAGCAATCATCTACCCCCAGGACCCCGTCCTTCGCATGGGGTCCAACCTGACGGCCAGCTGCTGGGTCCACCCCGACCTCGGCGTCCACGCAAACTCTCTGTTCTGGACGCTGAACGGTCAACAGCTGCCCAGCTCCATCTACAGAGTGCTGAGTCCGACAAACCTCAGTGTGACGCTGGCCGGACTCAACGCCTCCAGGCAAACGTCCGGAGACAACCTGGTGTGTCACAACCACAAGGGACACATCTTAGCCGGCTCCTGCCTCTACGTCGGGA TGCCTCCAGAGAAGCCGGTCAATCTGACCTGCTGGTCCAGGAACACCAAAGACCTGACTTGCAGCTGGGCCCCAGGAGGAAAGGGAGAGACCAACATAAGTACCCAGTACACACTCAAGTACAAACTCAG GTGGCACGGTAAAGAGAAGGAGTGTGAGGATTACACTCACACGCAGCCGTACTCCTGCAGCATCACCCGCGACCTGCACCTCTTCACGCCCTATGAGATCTGGGTGGAGGCCTCCAACCAGCTGGGGTGGGCCACATCTGATGCCATCACCCTTGACATCCTAGACGTAG TGACCACGGACCCTCCGTCGGGTGTCACTGTGAATCGCGTCGGGCAGCTGGAGGACCAGCTGAGCGTCCGCTGGGAGGCCCCGCCCGCTCTCAAGGACTTCCTGTTTCAGGCCAAGTACCAGATCCGCTACAGACTGGAGGACAGCCAGGACTGGAAG GTGATGGATGACGTCGGGAACCAGACCTCTTGTAGACTGGCTGGACTCAGACCTGGAACCGTGTATTTTGTCCAG gtCCGCTGTAACCCTGTGGGCATCTACGGCTCTCGCAAAGCTGGGATCTGGAGCGAGTGGAGCCATCCCACTGCTGCATCCACACCCCACAGCG AGCGGTTGATGTCAGGCTCCTGCGACTCCAAGTCCAGCGGGGACTCCAACTCCACCCTGCGCAGGGAGCTGAAGCAGTTCTTCGGCTGGGTGCGGAAAAACGCCTACGGCTGCAGCAGCATGTCCATGAAGCTGTACGACCAGTGGAGAGTGCTGATGCAGAAATCCCACAAAGCTCGCAACCAGGTAG GTTCTCCAAGGGGATAA
- the crlf1a gene encoding cytokine receptor-like factor 1a isoform X1: MKVLLDLCLVFLTLHTPGTVLSLSTHVAIIYPQDPVLRMGSNLTASCWVHPDLGVHANSLFWTLNGQQLPSSIYRVLSPTNLSVTLAGLNASRQTSGDNLVCHNHKGHILAGSCLYVGMPPEKPVNLTCWSRNTKDLTCSWAPGGKGETNISTQYTLKYKLRWHGKEKECEDYTHTQPYSCSITRDLHLFTPYEIWVEASNQLGWATSDAITLDILDVVTTDPPSGVTVNRVGQLEDQLSVRWEAPPALKDFLFQAKYQIRYRLEDSQDWKVMDDVGNQTSCRLAGLRPGTVYFVQVRCNPVGIYGSRKAGIWSEWSHPTAASTPHSERLMSGSCDSKSSGDSNSTLRRELKQFFGWVRKNAYGCSSMSMKLYDQWRVLMQKSHKARNQVLQGDKS; this comes from the exons ATGAAAGTCCTGTTGGATTTGTGCTTGGTTTTCCTCACGCTGCACACCCCGGGCACTGTGTTGTCCCTGTCCACAC ATGTAGCAATCATCTACCCCCAGGACCCCGTCCTTCGCATGGGGTCCAACCTGACGGCCAGCTGCTGGGTCCACCCCGACCTCGGCGTCCACGCAAACTCTCTGTTCTGGACGCTGAACGGTCAACAGCTGCCCAGCTCCATCTACAGAGTGCTGAGTCCGACAAACCTCAGTGTGACGCTGGCCGGACTCAACGCCTCCAGGCAAACGTCCGGAGACAACCTGGTGTGTCACAACCACAAGGGACACATCTTAGCCGGCTCCTGCCTCTACGTCGGGA TGCCTCCAGAGAAGCCGGTCAATCTGACCTGCTGGTCCAGGAACACCAAAGACCTGACTTGCAGCTGGGCCCCAGGAGGAAAGGGAGAGACCAACATAAGTACCCAGTACACACTCAAGTACAAACTCAG GTGGCACGGTAAAGAGAAGGAGTGTGAGGATTACACTCACACGCAGCCGTACTCCTGCAGCATCACCCGCGACCTGCACCTCTTCACGCCCTATGAGATCTGGGTGGAGGCCTCCAACCAGCTGGGGTGGGCCACATCTGATGCCATCACCCTTGACATCCTAGACGTAG TGACCACGGACCCTCCGTCGGGTGTCACTGTGAATCGCGTCGGGCAGCTGGAGGACCAGCTGAGCGTCCGCTGGGAGGCCCCGCCCGCTCTCAAGGACTTCCTGTTTCAGGCCAAGTACCAGATCCGCTACAGACTGGAGGACAGCCAGGACTGGAAG GTGATGGATGACGTCGGGAACCAGACCTCTTGTAGACTGGCTGGACTCAGACCTGGAACCGTGTATTTTGTCCAG gtCCGCTGTAACCCTGTGGGCATCTACGGCTCTCGCAAAGCTGGGATCTGGAGCGAGTGGAGCCATCCCACTGCTGCATCCACACCCCACAGCG AGCGGTTGATGTCAGGCTCCTGCGACTCCAAGTCCAGCGGGGACTCCAACTCCACCCTGCGCAGGGAGCTGAAGCAGTTCTTCGGCTGGGTGCGGAAAAACGCCTACGGCTGCAGCAGCATGTCCATGAAGCTGTACGACCAGTGGAGAGTGCTGATGCAGAAATCCCACAAAGCTCGCAACCAG GTTCTCCAAGGGGATAAATCCTAG